One genomic window of Hippopotamus amphibius kiboko isolate mHipAmp2 chromosome 10, mHipAmp2.hap2, whole genome shotgun sequence includes the following:
- the LOC130829706 gene encoding LOW QUALITY PROTEIN: keratin-associated protein 7-1 (The sequence of the model RefSeq protein was modified relative to this genomic sequence to represent the inferred CDS: inserted 1 base in 1 codon; deleted 2 bases in 1 codon), producing MTRFFCCGSYFPGYPCYGTNFHRNFRATPLNCVVPLGSPXNCGYGCNGYSSLGYSFGGSNISSLGSGYSGSFRWQWGSDSGFGYSTY from the exons ATGACTCGTTTCTTCTGCTGTGGAAGCTACTTCCCAGGCTATCCTTGCTATGGAACCAACTTCCACAGGAACTTCAGAGCCACC CCACTGAACTGCGTTGTGCCCTTGGGCTCTC CGAACTGTGGTTATGGATGCAATGGCTACAGCTCCCTGGGCTACAGCTTTGGTGGTAGCAACATTAGCAGCCTGGGCTCTGGCTACAGTGGAAGCTTTCGCTGGCAGTGGGGCTCTGACTCTGGCTTTGGCTATAGCACCTACTGA